A stretch of DNA from Mucilaginibacter daejeonensis:
GTAGTAGGGGGGGAGTGCGAAGAACTGGAAGAAGAAACTTGTCCTGAGTTTGCCCGCTTAATGGACGTGGTACGCCAGAACGGTGTGGAAGGTTCAGTGATCTTCACTGGCCGTAAGGACCGCAGTGAGTTGAAATATTACTATGCTGCTGCCGATGTGTTCATCACCACACCGTGGTACGAGCCATTCGGTATCACGCCACTGGAAGCTATGGCATGCGGCACACCAGTGATCGGTTCAAATGTAGGCGGCATCAAATACAGTGTTGCCGACGGCGAGACCGGTTGGTTAGTGCCTCCGCACGACCCTGAAGCTCTGGCCGATAAACTTGACGAGGTGATCGGCGATGGAGTAGAGCTTTACCGTGCCGGCGATAACGCCATTAAGCGCGTGAACGAACACTTCACCTGGGCCGAGGTGGCCCGCCAGGTGCACTTGTTATATCGCAACATGCAACCGGTGATCGCCAGGCCGCTGGTGACCCTGAGCAGTAACGAACAGGCCGCTTGATCCCATGAACAAGGCGATATTTTTAGATAAGGACGGTACGCTGATACCTGATATCCCGTACAACGTAGACCCTGCGCTGATCACCCTGCAACCGGGCAGCGCAGATGGCTTACAGCGGCTATTGGAGAATGGCTACATTTTTATCGTCATTACCAACCAATCGGGCGTGGCCAGGGGAATGTTCCATGAACATGACCTCCAGGCGGTAGAACAGCGTATGCAAGAACTGTTGGCCACGGTCAACATCCCGCTAACGGCATTCTATTATTGTCCGCACCATCCGGACGGCACGGTGACCAGCCTGAATATCAAGTGTGATTGCCGCAAGCCTTTACCGGGAATGATCCTACGTGCCGCGCGCGAACATAATATCGAACTTTCGTCATCCTGGATGATCGG
This window harbors:
- a CDS encoding D-glycero-alpha-D-manno-heptose-1,7-bisphosphate 7-phosphatase, with product MNKAIFLDKDGTLIPDIPYNVDPALITLQPGSADGLQRLLENGYIFIVITNQSGVARGMFHEHDLQAVEQRMQELLATVNIPLTAFYYCPHHPDGTVTSLNIKCDCRKPLPGMILRAAREHNIELSSSWMIGDILNDVEAGNRAGCKTVLIDNGNETEWLPGPFRTPTYTCHSIDQAANEILSLQLA